From Lucilia cuprina isolate Lc7/37 chromosome 4, ASM2204524v1, whole genome shotgun sequence:
gatagatagatagatagatagatagatagatagatagataaatagatagatcaCGGTGATTTGGATTATAAAACAATCCTAATACTAAAGGAGATACCGGAAACATTTCCTTCCTGTACGCTAGATTCAACTTCGATAGAAAGGAAATAAGAGTCTGCAATCTCTGCCATGTTAAGGTATTGTCTCCTGCATGTTAGGTATATATTGTGGATAATGTTTTCCTATAACTCCCTAGCAATTAGACAGTAATTGGGGACCGTCCCACTGGAACTTTAAATTATagtatttacacaaaaaaaaggggagaaaaaagacaaatatttaaataaaatcctgTGACACATTTGTTTCTATTAGtagcatttatttatattaatttatttttatactattttttaaGAACATAAAACCGTAATAAAACCAACTTAatcaaaatgtttaatgaatatttattgaattgttttgtttgtttatatatcttttttatattcatttatgacattccttattttttttgtttataataatttgtagttgttattgttattaaatgtaGTATATAGTGTGTGCAATTAATAATTAGTGTTaatatgagtgtgtgtgtgtttgttgagcataagtatatgtatgacggtgattaattttttttgtttgtgcttttcttttttttgttgttgtatataagAGGATTATGATTATAAtgagattttgttgtttttttttttgcacaatttatgacttttttgttgttgtggcgttaaatattgttgttgtcatttaaTTACTAACatatgaaaaatgtatataattaaaacaaaaacacaaacagaACAAaacattgaaacaaaaaatttcacaataaaaaaaattactagtacAAAGAAATgtggttgtttgttttgttgtaaaaaaatacgTATGTTTGAGGATTAtaggtgttttgttttttttgtcgtTTTGTTTTAGCTTtcgttttacataaaaaaaatttgtatttaaatataatgcgTTCGTTCCATTTTACCAACATTAATCTTAAATATCTAATACAGCACTACTGGCCATCTCGGTAACACCACAAGTATTATCGCCACGATAAACACGATAATAACCCTGTTCACCCCATTTACTACCCCATGAATTCTTGATAATCCAATAGGGTAATGTTTTCTTGAACGAGGGATATTCAGAGACACCATAACCAACAATTAGAACACCATGATCAAGGTTTTTCTTAGAACAAAGCATTTTCCAGGGATGTGAGACACCACCACGATAGAATTGCATGGCATTGGCATTAATACCTAGTGAGAGAAGAatggttttttttaatagaaatattaatgatttaaagcaaaaaacctCCTTACCAATTGATATGGGTCCATTGGCAATCAACCATTGAGCCATAGCTGTTTCATTTTTAGGCAAATCTACATGACCCTTAACTTTAACAtgaattttggttttgttaaaGTGGCACTGTTCCTTGCGTGCATGATAAGGATAATCTGATTCCAATTCCAATCCTCCAATCTTTTCAATGGcacttaaatattataaaaaagaaaaagtaaaaatatgagCAATTTATCACAATCTGAGCAATTTTtctgaacaaaaaaattgtcagaattttgttaaattgcTTTTCAAGGATAAAATTCATAGAAACTTCAATCACTTCAAAGGCACTCaagaattaaaaagaaataatttatcaCAATCTGAGcggtttttttatcaaaaaattttcagaatctgttcattttttaaaagataaagtTCATAGAATTTAAACAACTCTTTTTTAAGTTGTTAGAATCTgagcaattttctaaagaaaaacttgttaGAATCAGAAAAACCTGTCAGAGTTTAAAACATTGTTCTAAAGAGAAAGTTGTCAGAATCGTAGcaacttttctaatgaaaaagttGCCTGAATTATGGcaacttttctaatgaaaaagttgtcagaatcgtaacaacttttctattgaaaaagttgGCTGAATCGTGGcaacttttctaatgaaaaagttaTCAGAATCGTCgcaacttttctattaaaaaggtTTCCTGAATGTAAGTTACTTTTAAACAGAAACAATTGTCTGGATCGTGGCAAcatttctaatgaaaaagtcGCCTGTCAGAATCgtaacaacttttctattaaaaaagttgGCTGAATCGTGGCAACTTTTCTAATGAAGTAGTTATCAGAATCGTGGCAACTATTCTATTAAAAAGGTTGCTGAATGTAAGTTACTTTTAAACAGAAACAATTGTCTGGATCGTGGCAAcatttctaatgaaaaagtcGCCTGAATCATGGcaacttttctaatgaaaaagttgtcagaatcgtAACAACTTTTCTGTTGAAAAAGTTGGCTGAATCGTGGCAACTTTTCTAATGAAATAGTTATCAGAATCGTGGCAACTATTCTATTAAAAAGGTTGTCTGAATGTAAGTTacttttaaacagaaataattGTCTTGATCGTGGCAACATTTCTAACGAAAAAGTTGCCTGAATGTAAGTTACTTTTAAACAGAAACAATTGTCTGAATCGTGGcaacttttctaatgaaaaagttgtcagaattgaacatcttttctattgaaaaagttgGCTGAATCGTGGcaacttttctaatgaaaaagttaTCAGAATTgtagcaacttttctagtaaaaaagtTGCCTAAATGTAAGTAACTTTTATACAGAAATGTCAGCATCGTAGCAACGTTTTCAATGAAAAAGTTCCCTGAATGTAAGTgtcttttataaagaaacagtTTTGAAAATCggatcaaaattttcaaaagaaaaagctGTCAGCAACTTTTTGAAAGAAGAGTTGCCGAAATTTCAGTATgacttctaaagaaaaagttgtcagaaacTAAGTAACTTTCTATAGAAGATTCATGTGAGAAACGTATATactcttctaaagaaaatattgtcataatctgagcaacttttctaatgaaaaagtagcaacttttctagtaaaatagTTGCCTGAATGTAAGTaacttttatacagaaaaaagaGTTGCAGTAtgaattctaaagaaaaagttgtctgtaactaAGTAACTTTCTAAATAAGATTGCTGTAAGAATCGTactcttctaaagaaaatgtcatAATCTGggcaatttttctaaagaaaacgttGACGCAATCTATATAACTCTTCCTATGAAAATATTGTCTTAATCTGAACAACATCTGAAACTCTTCTAAAAAAAAGGTCTTGTTAGATTCTGAGCAACTTTCCCAAGGAAAGTGctttcagaatctgaacaacttttctaaagtgCTATCAgaaactgagcaacttttcgaGTAACTTCACTTCGAAATCAATTGAATATGATTCCCTAAACTTACTCAAAAGCATTATCAGGTAAACCACCATTACAAGCAGAATCCGAGGTATCACAATCTAATAATTCCTGTTCAGAGTATTCCTCTAAAACACCAGTTTTAGCTGCATGTAAACCTTCAATATTACCAGTTACACTAAAAGCCCAGCAGGAACCGCAGTTGCCTTGATTTTTGAccttaaaaagagaaattaattttaaaatgttgaaaataaagaaaatcactaaaaaaaacaaattaccgGTGAGACAGCTCCCTTAGAACGCCAATCGAATTCTTTAGGTAGCTCTACATCAGGAATGGTAGCCTTAGGAGTGGAAGCGGCTTTAACGGGATCTCTTTGCCACAAACCAGTACGTTGCTTGTATTCAGTGCTAGTCAAATCGGCAAATTCTGTAATGCCATATTTGGCACTGCCTgtaattgcaaaaaattaaatatagtaaattttatgttaaaaaaacttaaacgtaTCTCCTTTCTTTACCCATTTCGTTTTCATTCAACTGTCTAATCATTTCCAAATTCTGCTTAAATATACGCATACGCATTTGTCTCTCCATGGAGGTGTGATAACGACGATTATATTTAATTTGGAATTTTGCGAATAAATGTTCTACTTTATTTAAACTgtgatgattttgttttttgtgtgatTTCTTTTCGGCATATTCTACAGAACGGCTGTGACGTTTTTTCACTAACTCTTTATTGGGACAATTAATGGTAACCTCATTACCATCCTTTAACCAAGCGCGGGACCATATTTGCACCTCACATCTTTCCTCTTTGCCATCGGCATCAATTAGATCACAATCGATTTTAGTTAAAGTACCAGCAACTGTCTGTTTGGTGGCAGCATGAACTTTTGAAACTCTATGAAAGTATAGAAGAGGTTTTAGGTAGATGATaacgaaaaaaaacttgtaatacTCACTTGTAGGTGGGACCTTCACCACTGGCTAGTTTACTTAATGAGTTTTGCAATTCTTTTTCGGCATCTTCATTACTGAATTTCTCTACTCCTCCTACGATAGCGTTACCTTCACTACGTTTAATTCTGCGTACAAATGGTTCTTCTTCGAtctatattagaaaaaaataatatttatataattattaagaaatggttttaaagaaattctaggaaaaattgtttaattcacaattgatgttgtattgttgtaaggttgtatgtcataaaaaaattccatataaaatttttgaaacaaaaacaaatcgaaaatgaaaaaattacgacatactacgatacagcCATACAACAccaattgtgaattggacaaatgaaAATCTAAGCAAATTCTCCAAAGGAAAAGTTATCAAAATCTgagaaacttttcttaaaaaagaacttGTCAGAACGTGATATAGGtatatttcttaagaaaaatttgtcACAATTTGTAAAACTTTACTAAATGAACAAGTTTTCAAAATCGGATTaactattataaatttaaagttttcaaaatggTAGCAacttttaagaagaaaaagttttccaaatcgaaaaaaaatttcatattaagaAATTGTTCGAATCGTAGACATTCTCCAAAAACGAAAGTTGTCAGATTCTATGCAAATTTTCTAAGAAAGTTGTCACTATCGGAGAAGCTTTATTAAAATAGAAGTTATCAGAATCGAAGAACTTTTTCTTAGAGAGTCAGAGAAAAAAGTTGTCAGCAAttttctgatcaacttttcttaaCTAAAAGCTTTCAAAACGGTAGCAACTTTTGAGAAGAGAAAGTTCTTTTAATTAAGGAATATTTTGTAACAAAGATCTTGTCAAAATcagagaaatttttataaataacctGCCAGAttctaaatttttctaaagaaaaggtTGTCAGAATACGAGCAACTTTATTTAGAAAGAAGTTGCCAGAATCTAGATAAGAAAAAGTTGGCAGAATCGTAGCAACTTTATTAAGAAAGAAGTTGTCAGAATTTTGGCAATATATCTAAAGAAACAGTTGTCAGAATCGGAGCAACTTATTTAAGAAAGAAGTTGGCAGAATCGAAGTAATTTGTCAAAATCGAAGCAACTTTATTAAGAAAGAAGTTCACAGAATTAGTACAACTTTTCTAAGAAAGAATTTGTCAAAATCTGAGTAAtttgctaaaagaaaaaaaattagaatcAGAGCAACAGAATTGTCAGAATTTCGgcgatttttctaaaaaacagtTGTCAAAATCGGAGCAAGAGAAGTTGTCAGAGTCAACAATATTTTCTAACATAATAGATGACAGATTCGAAGCaactttattaagaaaaaaattaatagaattagCGCAACTTTTCCATGAAAGAAGTTGTCAGGATTTTGGCAATATATCTATAGAATCAATTGTCAGAATCGTGGCAACGAAATTAAGAAAGAAGTTGTCAAAATCGAAGAAATTTCTCTAAAAAGAAAGTTTGTCAGAATCGGAGCAACTTTATTAAGAAAGAAGTTCATAGAATCAGTACAACTTTTCTAAGAAAGAAGTTATCAGAATCTGAgtaatttgttaaaagaaaaacattttagaatCAGAGCAACAGTTGTCAGAATTTGggcaatttttctaaagaaacagtTGTTATAATCGGAGCAACTTGATTAAGAAAGAAGTTGTCAGATTGAAAGCAACTTTATTTAGGAAGAAGTTCACAGAATAAGTGCAACTTTTCTAAGAAAGAAGTTCTCGGAATTCGTGCAACTTTTGTAAGAATAAAGTTGTTGGAATCTGattcattttcttaaagaaaaaatttttaaatcagagcaacttttttaagaaaaaagttgtcagaatttAGGCAATTTTCCTGggaaaaagttgtcagaatcggagaaactttatttagaaaaaaattatcagaatCGTAGATATTTCTCTAAAATTAAAGATGTCAGAATTGGAACagctttattaagaaaaaagtttctataatcGTTGTAACTTATATAAGGAATAAGTTGCCCGAATtgaataacttttataaaacaaagaaaacttgTCAGAAcgtaaacaacttttctatggaatcagaaaatctttttaaaaggaagccatttttgtaaacaattttttattacaacttttttagAATATgaagaacttttttaaagaaaaagttatgaAAACCTGAAAAACTAgtctaaagaaaaagttgtcagaagACTTCGGTTTTCTGAAGAAAATCTTGTGaacaaattttatacgaaaCAAGTaggaagttatagtcgggcgaggcctacatctgtatacgaataaaatgtaatcAGTAGGTGGTACACTTTATAAAGCTAATATAAAAGCGATAAAGCAGTATGGTATGGAAGAAGTTAATGAAGTTCAAGATTCCGATTTACTTCAACTTTATCATGAAAGATGGGGTCACCAAGACAGACGACACATACAGAAGATGCTTAAATTAGAAATGGGAATTAGTATTAAAGATGATAAAACTGTTTGTGAGCCGTGTATATATGGAAAAGCTCATCGATTGCCGTTTGGTCATAGAAATAAAGCTACTAGTCCCGGTGAACTCGTGACAGCTGATGTCTGTGGACCATTTAGTGAGTCGTTTTCTAAAAAGAAGTACctgttgatttttaaaaattcgtatacgAAGTATCGTTTTGGatttgttgtaaaacaaaagtCTGAAGTTAAAGACTGCTTAGAAGAAGTTCTGATGTTAGCAAATAATCGTGGTCATCatataaaagaattattaaGCGACAATGGTGGTGAGTT
This genomic window contains:
- the LOC111682905 gene encoding putative cysteine proteinase CG12163 isoform X1 — its product is MRFYAVGATVALLLIIQAAAGQEANNVEPEEETQTIEPVTEVPIKYVHVLNPGEREYLSPNLIGVQNIAMTFLPLSMNFINIIDAFREIVNGVRYEIVLNAVNTEDNNADIICRLVILEKPWLRTEWGDKVRELQHSNCTAEALGDSTTPLPASDINDKYVKSTVFNGGSRNEISADEMKRLEDQIFSSAISYKRMPSNKFITPTTSTSTTTSTTEKSIVEDQEQQEKEEEVVETTTTIETIATDNIDNNDQEGDESNSYPATTEQTTIVDDNDQLAVDTNPTELPQYQITSSSTTAVPELSADEMKWLDDIFSVGALNFENTLGSVASGDTSYDNLQQQEQIEEEPFVRRIKRSEGNAIVGGVEKFSNEDAEKELQNSLSKLASGEGPTYKVSKVHAATKQTVAGTLTKIDCDLIDADGKEERCEVQIWSRAWLKDGNEVTINCPNKELVKKRHSRSVEYAEKKSHKKQNHHSLNKVEHLFAKFQIKYNRRYHTSMERQMRMRIFKQNLEMIRQLNENEMGSAKYGITEFADLTSTEYKQRTGLWQRDPVKAASTPKATIPDVELPKEFDWRSKGAVSPVKNQGNCGSCWAFSVTGNIEGLHAAKTGVLEEYSEQELLDCDTSDSACNGGLPDNAFDAIEKIGGLELESDYPYHARKEQCHFNKTKIHVKVKGHVDLPKNETAMAQWLIANGPISIGINANAMQFYRGGVSHPWKMLCSKKNLDHGVLIVGYGVSEYPSFKKTLPYWIIKNSWGSKWGEQGYYRVYRGDNTCGVTEMASSAVLDI
- the LOC111682905 gene encoding putative cysteine proteinase CG12163 isoform X3; this encodes MRFYAVGATVALLLIIQAAAGQEANNVEIEEEPFVRRIKRSEGNAIVGGVEKFSNEDAEKELQNSLSKLASGEGPTYKVSKVHAATKQTVAGTLTKIDCDLIDADGKEERCEVQIWSRAWLKDGNEVTINCPNKELVKKRHSRSVEYAEKKSHKKQNHHSLNKVEHLFAKFQIKYNRRYHTSMERQMRMRIFKQNLEMIRQLNENEMGSAKYGITEFADLTSTEYKQRTGLWQRDPVKAASTPKATIPDVELPKEFDWRSKGAVSPVKNQGNCGSCWAFSVTGNIEGLHAAKTGVLEEYSEQELLDCDTSDSACNGGLPDNAFDAIEKIGGLELESDYPYHARKEQCHFNKTKIHVKVKGHVDLPKNETAMAQWLIANGPISIGINANAMQFYRGGVSHPWKMLCSKKNLDHGVLIVGYGVSEYPSFKKTLPYWIIKNSWGSKWGEQGYYRVYRGDNTCGVTEMASSAVLDI
- the LOC111682905 gene encoding putative cysteine proteinase CG12163 isoform X2 — its product is MRFYAVGATVALLLIIQAAAGQEANNVEPEEETQTIEPVTEVPIKYVHVLNPGEREYLSPNLIGVQNIAMTFLPLSMNFINIIDAFREIVNGVRYEIVLNAVNTEDNNADIICRLVILEKPWLRTEWGDKVRELQHSNCTAEALGDSTTPLPASDINDNYKRMPSNKFITPTTSTSTTTSTTEKSIVEDQEQQEKEEEVVETTTTIETIATDNIDNNDQEGDESNSYPATTEQTTIVDDNDQLAVDTNPTELPQYQITSSSTTAVPELSADEMKWLDDIFSVGALNFENTLGSVASGDTSYDNLQQQEQIEEEPFVRRIKRSEGNAIVGGVEKFSNEDAEKELQNSLSKLASGEGPTYKVSKVHAATKQTVAGTLTKIDCDLIDADGKEERCEVQIWSRAWLKDGNEVTINCPNKELVKKRHSRSVEYAEKKSHKKQNHHSLNKVEHLFAKFQIKYNRRYHTSMERQMRMRIFKQNLEMIRQLNENEMGSAKYGITEFADLTSTEYKQRTGLWQRDPVKAASTPKATIPDVELPKEFDWRSKGAVSPVKNQGNCGSCWAFSVTGNIEGLHAAKTGVLEEYSEQELLDCDTSDSACNGGLPDNAFDAIEKIGGLELESDYPYHARKEQCHFNKTKIHVKVKGHVDLPKNETAMAQWLIANGPISIGINANAMQFYRGGVSHPWKMLCSKKNLDHGVLIVGYGVSEYPSFKKTLPYWIIKNSWGSKWGEQGYYRVYRGDNTCGVTEMASSAVLDI